The proteins below are encoded in one region of Dioscorea cayenensis subsp. rotundata cultivar TDr96_F1 chromosome 18, TDr96_F1_v2_PseudoChromosome.rev07_lg8_w22 25.fasta, whole genome shotgun sequence:
- the LOC120282846 gene encoding protein VAC14 homolog, translated as MVLALAVKTVAGVLFDLVNRQKFKENPQKISSLIEFLSTNLMHPSQPHYRKQGGLVGLAVLTIALMKNSASPYLYKILPPILNSLTDMDMSVCECACETICEIAMVVKREIWVFLGRIFRAFFSLYRRPGINEPYFTGRLDAIIQYAGTVDGKFRIEEFVQFLRERISVFHPNERVYLLRWIGGRAHHHEDSRWFLEILVDGLFNMLWNSAPMEHGEIYEGLRNILHSIKDGRLRQQNVDFGVFSKPLLHFACKDKQETKFAALTWGIRK; from the exons ATGGTCCTTGCACTTGCCGTTAAAACAGTTGCTGGTGTG CTTTTTGATTTAGTGAACAGACAAAAATTTAAGGAGAATCCTCAGAAGATATCGAGCTTGATTGAGTTCTTGTCTACAAATCTCATGCACCCTTCACAGCCTCACTATCGGAAG CAAGGTGGACTAGTTGGACTTGCTGTACTGACGATTGCATTGATGAAAAACTCTGCTTCCCCTTATCTTTAT AAAATTCTGCCACCTATACTGAATAGTCTGACAGACATGGACATGTCTGTTTGCGAGTGTGCCTGTGAAACAATCTGTGAAATTGCAATG GTTGTGAAAAGAGAAATTTGGGTATTCCTTGGCCGGATATTCCGCGCATTTTTTTCACTCTACAGACGTCCAGGCATAAATGAACCGTATTTCACTGGACGATTGGATGCAATCATACAA TATGCAGGAACTGTAGATGGTAAATTCAG AATAGAAGAATTTGTGCAATTCTTAAGGGAAAGGATAAGTGTATTCCATCCTAATGAGCGGGTGTATTTGTTGAGATGGATTGGTGGCAGGGCTCATCATCATGAGGACTCAAGATGGTTCCTTGAGATACTTGTTGACG GTTTGTTCAATATGTTATGGAATTCTGCACCCATGGAACATGGAGAGATTTATGAAGGACTTCGTAATATTCTGCATAGTATAAAGGATGGTCGGCTCAGGCAG CAGAATGTAGATTTCGGAGTTTTCTCAAAACCTCTGCTGCATTTTGcatgcaaggataagcaagAGACCAAGTTTGCAGCACTGACCTGG GGAATTAGGAAGTGA